A single region of the Actinomycetes bacterium genome encodes:
- a CDS encoding FAD-binding protein gives MAKQLARVGRALRRSAGPPAPADPLVAELIGLLGAERVLTDTAALRPYGHDASLMRGEPPVAVCLPASTGQVAKCVRAAVSHDRPFVPRGAGTGLAGGAVPLDAPVVISTMRMNEVLGIDPVNRTAMVQPGVLNLDLERLLAPHGLRFAPDPSSQQACTIGGNVANNSGGPHCLSLGVTSAHVLGLQVVLADGEVVELGGPEPDSLGYDLRGAFVGSEGTLGLATAALLRLVPLPASLSTLLCTFDDLDEAAGCVSDVIAAGIVPGALEMMDGPLAAAVEDFCGAGYPRDAASVLLVELEGQPAAVAADSQAVRTLAADRGAREVREAADAAERDALWKGRKSAFGAVARIAPDYYLHDTVVPRTKLVEVLAQVREVAAAEDLTVLNVFHAGDGNLHPLLVFDAREPGVLERVERAGRGIVEVSLAAGGVLSGEHGIGLEKREHMSAMFGPEDLRAQARLRCAFDPLGHANPAKVLPEGVGCGELGAIRSSAHSAEAGLWV, from the coding sequence ATGGCAAAGCAACTGGCCCGCGTCGGGCGCGCCCTTCGTCGCTCCGCTGGGCCGCCTGCACCCGCCGACCCGCTGGTCGCGGAACTGATCGGCCTGCTCGGCGCTGAGCGCGTGCTCACCGACACCGCTGCCCTTCGTCCTTACGGCCACGACGCGTCGCTGATGCGCGGGGAGCCACCCGTCGCGGTCTGTCTGCCTGCGTCGACCGGCCAAGTGGCCAAATGTGTGCGCGCGGCGGTGAGTCACGACAGGCCGTTCGTGCCCCGCGGCGCGGGCACCGGACTGGCCGGTGGTGCGGTGCCGCTCGATGCACCAGTGGTCATCTCGACCATGCGCATGAACGAGGTTCTGGGTATCGACCCCGTGAACCGCACTGCGATGGTCCAACCCGGGGTGCTCAACCTCGACCTCGAGCGGCTGCTCGCGCCTCACGGGTTGCGTTTCGCACCCGACCCGTCCAGTCAGCAGGCATGCACGATCGGCGGCAACGTGGCCAACAACTCAGGCGGTCCACACTGCCTGAGCCTGGGGGTCACGAGTGCTCACGTTCTCGGGCTCCAGGTGGTGCTTGCCGACGGCGAGGTGGTGGAGCTCGGCGGGCCCGAGCCGGACTCCCTCGGCTATGACCTGCGAGGAGCTTTCGTGGGCAGCGAGGGCACACTCGGTCTGGCCACCGCTGCCCTGCTGCGACTGGTGCCGTTGCCGGCGTCTCTCTCCACCCTGCTGTGCACCTTCGACGACCTCGATGAGGCGGCGGGCTGCGTGTCCGATGTGATCGCGGCCGGGATCGTGCCGGGAGCGCTCGAGATGATGGACGGACCGCTTGCCGCAGCTGTCGAGGACTTCTGCGGTGCGGGCTACCCGAGGGATGCGGCATCGGTGCTCCTGGTGGAACTGGAAGGCCAGCCGGCAGCCGTGGCGGCGGACTCGCAAGCCGTGCGCACCCTTGCCGCAGACCGCGGCGCCCGCGAGGTTCGCGAGGCCGCTGATGCCGCTGAGCGCGACGCCCTGTGGAAGGGCCGCAAGAGCGCCTTCGGTGCGGTGGCCAGGATCGCTCCCGACTACTACCTGCACGACACTGTGGTGCCCCGCACCAAACTCGTGGAGGTCCTCGCCCAGGTGCGTGAAGTGGCCGCAGCGGAGGACCTGACCGTGCTCAACGTGTTCCACGCCGGCGACGGCAACCTGCATCCGTTGCTCGTGTTCGACGCCCGCGAGCCGGGCGTACTCGAGCGCGTCGAGCGCGCCGGCCGGGGGATCGTGGAGGTGTCCCTGGCCGCGGGAGGAGTGCTGTCCGGCGAACACGGGATCGGCCTGGAGAAGCGCGAGCACATGTCGGCCATGTTCGGCCCCGAAGATCTCCGGGCGCAGGCGCGCCTGCGGTGCGCATTCGACCCTCTGGGTCATGCCAACCCGGCGAAGGTCCTGCCCGAGGGCGTCGGGTGCGGGGAGCTCGGTGCAATCAGGAGCTCTGCGCACAGTGCGGAGGCGGGCCTGTGGGTGTGA
- a CDS encoding FAD-binding protein, producing MSADNVLERFAAEVGNEGPVSVRGGATMGDFGGRLNPGTRLLDAPTGVLQHHITELTVTVSAGMPVAELEEHLAASGQTTLLPVRPGGTVGGAVAVGHSGLHSRAVGPMRDSVLGIRAVDSSGRPVRAGGATVKNVSGFDLCRLFTGSLGTLALLAEVTLRTRPRWPAEAWLRGGCDAQVAAAVAANATAVLTDGQSSWVHLAGHHDDVAAQRRDLERAGCGEHVGGPPELPPHRWSVDPASLVQPASAMEAAAVGSWVAEIGVGVVHCAVPQQRGPLPERVLDLHREVKARFDPDGRLNPGRSPLGADLDARSGGVAP from the coding sequence GTGAGCGCGGACAACGTCCTCGAGCGGTTTGCAGCCGAGGTGGGCAACGAAGGTCCGGTGTCGGTCCGCGGTGGCGCCACCATGGGTGACTTCGGCGGCCGGCTGAATCCCGGAACCCGGCTGTTGGACGCGCCCACCGGGGTGCTGCAGCACCACATCACCGAGCTAACGGTGACCGTTTCGGCCGGCATGCCGGTCGCTGAGCTGGAGGAGCACCTCGCGGCCTCCGGGCAAACGACGCTGCTGCCGGTTCGCCCCGGCGGTACGGTCGGCGGGGCCGTCGCGGTCGGTCACAGCGGGCTGCACTCGCGAGCCGTGGGCCCGATGCGTGACAGCGTGCTCGGGATCCGTGCCGTGGACAGCTCCGGTCGACCCGTGCGGGCCGGGGGTGCCACCGTGAAGAACGTGTCTGGATTCGACCTGTGCCGCCTGTTCACCGGATCACTCGGCACGCTGGCCCTGCTGGCCGAGGTCACGCTACGGACGCGGCCCCGCTGGCCCGCCGAGGCATGGCTGCGCGGCGGGTGCGATGCCCAGGTGGCCGCGGCTGTCGCAGCCAACGCAACGGCTGTGCTGACCGATGGGCAGTCGAGCTGGGTGCATCTGGCCGGCCATCACGACGACGTGGCGGCGCAACGCCGTGACCTCGAGCGTGCAGGGTGTGGCGAGCACGTCGGGGGCCCCCCGGAGCTGCCTCCACACCGCTGGAGTGTCGACCCCGCATCACTGGTGCAGCCGGCCTCTGCCATGGAGGCGGCCGCGGTCGGTAGCTGGGTGGCGGAGATCGGCGTCGGTGTCGTGCATTGCGCTGTGCCCCAGCAGCGCGGCCCGCTGCCAGAACGCGTCCTCGATCTGCACCGCGAGGTGAAGGCGCGCTTCGATCCAGATGGTCGCCTCAACCCCGGCCGGTCGCCCCTTGGCGCGGACTTGGATGCCCGCAGCGGCGGAGTGGCACCGTGA
- a CDS encoding (Fe-S)-binding protein yields the protein MSGPLGIDADKLASCVQCGLCLPHCPTWRATGEEARSPRGRIDAMRDVESGAARIDGGFVESIDSCVGCLGCETACPSGVEYGELLAPVAQTLAEMRGPGRVPWWQRAALSRLDRPRLLRLAVVAAAVGQRLRLPIAALTHMAPLPLRQSRLAGTGSDVVLLTGCVMDASQRRVHAAVVEVLASAGLGVALQPTAGCCGALAAHRGLHELSDRQLEALAGSLPPEVPVLSDSAGCTAAILEAARHEDAPGAVRSLGERIVDVNEFLWRHRDALPPPPVSAAPVVALQVPCHMRNVAGPPTVEAMESLLDRYADVRRVADDDICCGAGGSHSVLRPAEAAVMGESKAQAVRATGAALVAAANPGCAMHLQACGLTVAHPVEIIAQRIAGGRHEART from the coding sequence GTGAGCGGGCCTCTCGGCATAGATGCCGACAAGCTTGCCTCCTGCGTGCAGTGTGGGCTCTGCCTGCCCCACTGCCCGACCTGGCGGGCCACCGGCGAGGAGGCGCGCTCGCCGAGGGGACGCATCGACGCGATGCGCGATGTCGAAAGCGGTGCGGCCCGCATCGACGGCGGATTCGTGGAGTCGATCGACTCGTGCGTCGGTTGCCTCGGCTGTGAGACCGCGTGCCCATCAGGGGTCGAGTACGGCGAACTACTGGCGCCTGTTGCTCAGACGCTTGCCGAGATGCGCGGCCCGGGCAGGGTTCCGTGGTGGCAACGAGCCGCGCTGTCACGGCTGGACCGGCCGCGCCTCTTGCGCCTGGCAGTGGTCGCCGCAGCGGTCGGGCAACGCCTGCGACTCCCCATTGCGGCGCTCACCCACATGGCCCCGCTTCCGCTCCGCCAGAGCCGGTTGGCCGGTACCGGAAGCGACGTCGTGCTCCTGACCGGGTGCGTGATGGACGCATCCCAACGCCGCGTGCATGCTGCTGTGGTCGAGGTGCTGGCGTCGGCCGGTCTCGGCGTGGCCCTGCAGCCGACCGCAGGCTGTTGTGGCGCGTTGGCAGCCCACCGCGGTCTGCATGAGCTCTCTGATCGCCAGCTCGAGGCTCTTGCGGGTTCGCTGCCCCCGGAGGTGCCCGTGCTGTCCGACTCAGCAGGTTGCACGGCTGCAATCCTGGAGGCGGCACGCCACGAGGATGCCCCGGGGGCAGTGCGGTCACTCGGAGAACGCATCGTCGACGTCAACGAGTTCCTGTGGCGTCATCGCGACGCGCTGCCGCCCCCGCCCGTGTCTGCGGCGCCTGTCGTGGCGCTCCAGGTGCCGTGCCACATGCGCAACGTCGCCGGACCGCCCACCGTCGAGGCCATGGAGTCGCTTCTCGACCGATACGCGGACGTGCGCCGTGTCGCTGACGACGACATCTGTTGCGGTGCCGGGGGGTCCCACTCGGTGCTCCGACCGGCCGAGGCAGCGGTCATGGGAGAATCGAAGGCACAAGCGGTGCGCGCCACCGGAGCCGCGCTGGTCGCCGCCGCCAACCCCGGTTGCGCCATGCACCTGCAGGCCTGCGGCCTGACGGTGGCACACCCGGTGGAGATCATCGCCCAGCGGATTGCGGGCGGGCGACACGAAGCGAGGACGTGA
- a CDS encoding TIGR00730 family Rossman fold protein, which translates to MAYSTGDEALDNAARALLTEAGLDPDDRQLFEMTISVLRMGRENADRLDLKIVSTTLKELRYSFEVFAPYRHIRKAAVFGSARTQPGDPAYESAIAIGSALADVGWSVVTGGGPGIMTAAVEGAGGDNSFAVSIQLPFEKDEVASTLPPGRSVNFRYFFNRKLTFMKESSGYVLLPGGFGTLDEAFELLTLLQTGREMPAPVVLFEPEGDAYWRSFRHFLDVELADEALVLPEDLDLFTITSDVDEVVEVLELFYRRYHSMRYVGGYLVLRLNTPVSDDLLAHLNAQYADLIAAGEIKRCEASRVEVDDDDAAELPRIRFRFVDSRFARLHAMIRDINNAD; encoded by the coding sequence ATGGCATACAGCACAGGCGACGAGGCCCTGGACAACGCAGCGAGGGCTCTGTTGACCGAGGCGGGGTTGGACCCCGACGACCGGCAGCTGTTCGAGATGACGATCTCCGTGCTCCGCATGGGCAGGGAGAATGCTGACCGGCTGGACCTCAAGATCGTCTCCACCACGCTGAAGGAACTGCGGTACTCCTTCGAGGTGTTCGCGCCTTACCGGCACATCCGCAAGGCAGCCGTGTTCGGCTCAGCGCGCACACAGCCGGGCGACCCGGCCTACGAATCGGCCATCGCCATCGGTTCGGCGCTCGCGGACGTGGGATGGTCGGTCGTGACCGGGGGCGGACCCGGGATCATGACCGCCGCCGTGGAGGGCGCGGGCGGCGACAACAGCTTCGCGGTGAGCATCCAGTTGCCCTTCGAGAAGGACGAAGTCGCCTCGACCCTGCCGCCCGGCAGGTCGGTCAACTTCCGCTACTTCTTCAACCGCAAACTCACCTTCATGAAGGAGTCGTCGGGCTACGTGCTTCTTCCGGGTGGCTTCGGCACCCTCGACGAGGCGTTCGAGCTGCTGACACTGCTGCAGACCGGCCGAGAGATGCCAGCGCCCGTGGTGCTGTTCGAACCCGAGGGTGATGCCTACTGGCGGTCGTTCCGGCACTTTCTCGACGTGGAACTGGCCGATGAGGCGCTGGTGCTCCCCGAGGACCTCGACCTGTTCACCATTACGTCCGACGTGGATGAGGTTGTCGAGGTACTCGAGCTCTTCTACCGCCGTTACCACTCGATGCGATACGTGGGCGGGTACCTGGTGCTCCGGCTCAACACACCGGTGTCAGACGACCTGCTGGCGCACCTCAACGCCCAGTACGCCGACCTGATCGCAGCCGGTGAGATCAAGCGGTGCGAGGCCAGTCGCGTCGAGGTCGACGATGATGACGCTGCCGAGTTGCCAAGGATCAGGTTCCGGTTCGTGGACTCCCGCTTTGCGCGCCTGCACGCGATGATCCGCGACATCAACAACGCGGACTGA